From the genome of Acidobacteriota bacterium, one region includes:
- a CDS encoding S8 family serine peptidase, with product MRKFLLSFIVFASLLLIVGASHPVKGIASSKGERALIPIALEKPHPKLTSTVDSLIKTYQREGIAPALALAEKKGLSTSYDLVQVVIEGKSELVSTTIKGKVEDFGGKVEVRWRNLVQARVPISELLRIAALPEVKLVREPYRPVLMDTVGEGVNVIGAPDWANASFHPPAQPVKVAIFDLGFKDYQNLLGTELPSSVTVKSFRADSDIEAGEVHGTACAEIVYDIAPNAEFYLVNFNTDVEHHQAVDYFVQQGINIVSYSIGWFNIGAGDGTGPICEDVDQAHQNGIIWVSAAGNDAEHHWEGTFSDPDSDGWNNFTSADETLSIYGTAGYPIRVYLNWNDWYQSNQDYDLYLTDNDGFVVAYSGNWQTGTQWPIEAIYYIPSSSGWYHIKIRKYNATKNVKLELFILGASSIQYIVRDGSLVIPADSPNAVAVGATYWGDDSLESFSSWGPTSDGRVKPDLAAPDGVTSVAYGGSFYGTSAATPHVAGAFALIKSKIGLFSLSDIYTLLTTRAIDYGPSGKDNKYGYGRLNLKKK from the coding sequence TCCTTTTAATCGTCGGGGCTTCCCACCCTGTAAAAGGGATAGCCTCTTCTAAAGGAGAAAGGGCGCTCATACCTATTGCGTTGGAAAAGCCGCATCCCAAGCTTACCTCCACCGTAGACTCCCTCATCAAGACCTATCAGAGGGAGGGGATCGCCCCTGCCCTCGCTTTGGCTGAGAAAAAGGGGTTGTCCACCAGCTACGATCTGGTGCAGGTAGTCATCGAAGGAAAGAGTGAGCTCGTCTCTACTACCATCAAAGGGAAGGTAGAGGATTTTGGAGGAAAGGTAGAGGTAAGGTGGAGAAATCTTGTCCAGGCAAGGGTCCCCATCTCCGAGCTGTTGCGGATAGCGGCACTTCCCGAGGTAAAGCTCGTCCGTGAGCCCTATCGACCTGTGCTTATGGATACGGTGGGAGAGGGGGTAAATGTGATCGGAGCGCCGGATTGGGCAAATGCCAGCTTCCATCCCCCTGCTCAACCGGTAAAAGTCGCCATCTTCGACCTCGGGTTCAAGGACTACCAGAACCTCTTAGGGACCGAACTGCCCAGCTCGGTGACGGTTAAATCGTTCCGCGCCGATTCCGATATCGAGGCAGGGGAGGTCCATGGAACCGCCTGCGCCGAAATAGTCTACGATATAGCACCAAACGCCGAGTTCTATTTAGTGAACTTTAACACCGATGTAGAGCACCATCAAGCCGTGGACTACTTCGTCCAACAGGGAATAAACATCGTATCTTACTCCATCGGCTGGTTCAATATAGGAGCTGGTGACGGTACAGGACCGATCTGCGAGGATGTCGACCAAGCTCACCAGAATGGGATCATCTGGGTATCGGCAGCGGGAAACGATGCGGAACACCACTGGGAGGGGACCTTCTCCGACCCTGACAGCGATGGTTGGAATAACTTCACCTCAGCCGATGAAACCCTCTCCATCTATGGAACTGCAGGATACCCCATCCGTGTCTACCTTAACTGGAACGACTGGTATCAATCGAATCAGGACTACGACCTCTATCTAACCGATAATGACGGCTTCGTCGTAGCCTACTCCGGGAACTGGCAGACGGGAACCCAGTGGCCCATAGAAGCCATCTACTATATCCCTTCGAGTTCCGGCTGGTATCACATTAAGATAAGGAAATACAACGCAACGAAGAATGTAAAGCTGGAGCTCTTCATCCTCGGAGCAAGCAGTATCCAATACATCGTTAGGGATGGCAGTTTAGTCATCCCCGCCGATTCTCCTAATGCGGTGGCAGTGGGAGCAACCTACTGGGGAGATGATTCCCTCGAGAGCTTTAGCTCCTGGGGACCAACTTCGGATGGCAGGGTGAAACCAGACCTCGCCGCTCCTGATGGTGTAACCTCGGTTGCTTATGGAGGATCGTTCTACGGCACCTCAGCAGCTACCCCTCATGTGGCGGGAGCGTTCGCCCTTATCAAGTCGAAGATCGGGCTTTTTAGCCTCAGTGATATATACACCTTATTAACAACAAGGGCGATAGATTACGGTCCCAGTGGGAAGGACAACAAGTACGGCTACGGCAGATTGAACCTGAAGAAGAAATAG